The following coding sequences are from one Malaciobacter pacificus window:
- a CDS encoding cupin domain-containing protein: MKLITTTAVLALLSISQTQASEIKNEQTITRLEDRKSIVVNKTDFKKYFSGGEVRIDPVYPKGNTKTHSGAYVTFEPGARSNWHTHPAGQHIIVTKGVGYTQTWDGKKETVKEGDVVWCPIGVKHWHGASKDIAMTHLVITGAVEKTGKNVNWMEPVTDEQYNSK; encoded by the coding sequence ATGAAATTAATTACAACTACGGCAGTTTTAGCCTTATTATCGATTAGTCAAACTCAAGCAAGTGAAATTAAAAATGAACAAACTATTACAAGACTTGAAGATAGAAAATCTATTGTTGTAAACAAAACAGATTTTAAAAAGTATTTTAGTGGTGGAGAAGTTAGAATCGACCCTGTCTATCCAAAAGGAAATACAAAAACTCACTCAGGAGCATATGTAACTTTTGAACCAGGAGCAAGATCAAACTGGCACACTCATCCAGCAGGTCAGCATATCATAGTTACAAAAGGTGTTGGATATACACAAACTTGGGATGGTAAAAAAGAGACAGTAAAAGAAGGTGATGTTGTTTGGTGTCCAATTGGTGTAAAACACTGGCATGGAGCATCAAAAGATATTGCAATGACTCACTTAGTAATTACTGGTGCAGTTGAAAAAACAGGTAAAAATGTAAACTGGATGGAACCAGTAACTGATGAACAATATAATTCAAAATAA
- a CDS encoding AraC family transcriptional regulator, whose product MEDYLVQAREDLIEFINKKYSLENGLLQSEIECLDFFYSTSTTEFDAIMYEPSLCVILQGSKAVGFGEKLYQYSPSEYLLSSTHVPANIRILEASEDTPYLSFRIRFGLEDIYEVLKNTNPSKLEFQKKSEKGLFFDDLNYSLYEPMTRLVKLLEKPKEDIEYLAPFIIKEILYKLINDKSGYFLNKFVMEGTTSNKVVKAITEIKNKFNEKLNIKELANLVEMSESSLYQNFKTITSMTPIQFQKNLRLQEAKQILSVRNIEVSEVAFAVGYESPSQFSREYSRMFGISPKAHSDILKGQVSA is encoded by the coding sequence ATGGAAGATTATTTAGTACAAGCAAGAGAAGATTTAATAGAATTTATAAATAAAAAATATAGTTTAGAAAATGGATTATTACAAAGTGAAATTGAGTGTTTAGATTTTTTCTATTCTACATCAACTACAGAGTTCGATGCAATAATGTATGAGCCATCACTTTGCGTTATATTACAAGGGTCAAAAGCCGTTGGTTTTGGAGAAAAACTTTACCAATATAGTCCAAGTGAGTATTTACTTTCATCAACACATGTACCTGCAAATATTAGGATATTAGAAGCAAGTGAAGATACTCCTTATTTATCTTTTAGAATTAGATTTGGATTAGAAGATATTTACGAAGTATTAAAAAATACTAATCCATCAAAATTAGAGTTTCAAAAAAAATCAGAAAAAGGACTTTTCTTTGATGATTTAAACTACTCTTTATATGAACCAATGACTAGATTAGTTAAGTTACTTGAAAAGCCCAAAGAAGATATTGAGTATTTAGCTCCTTTTATTATAAAAGAGATTTTATATAAGCTAATAAATGATAAAAGTGGATACTTCTTAAATAAATTTGTAATGGAAGGTACAACATCAAATAAGGTTGTTAAGGCTATTACTGAGATTAAAAATAAATTTAATGAAAAATTAAATATTAAAGAATTAGCAAACCTTGTTGAAATGAGTGAATCATCTTTATATCAAAATTTTAAAACAATTACTTCAATGACACCAATACAGTTTCAAAAAAATCTTAGACTCCAAGAAGCTAAGCAAATATTATCTGTTAGAAATATTGAAGTTAGTGAGGTGGCTTTTGCAGTAGGGTATGAATCACCATCTCAATTTAGTAGAGAGTATTCTAGAATGTTTGGAATCTCTCCCAAAGCCCATAGTGATATTTTAAAAGGACAAGTTAGTGCCTAA
- a CDS encoding DEAD/DEAH box helicase, whose amino-acid sequence MKTFNENKLDSNIIKAIDELGFDKPTQIQQKAIPIAMKGKDLLGTAQSGSGKTAAFLLPILNNLAQTRIEVPVLRALIIAPTRELAKQISQAVDDLGKYLDIKNTTIFGGVSLKDQEKKIANGLDIVVATTGRLMEHLRNNTIDLSSITHVVIDEVDTILAMGFLEDLEAILPNVGPNRQIMMFSATLNQNVKKLAKEFLNDPAVVEVVNQRSSVDIIEQRVIEVDPNQKAPLLSYLIGSQNYPQVLVFVNTKKIADALVRHFELDGLPSACIHGDVRQSARAKALRKFKEGEIRVLVATDIAARGIDIEMLPVVVNFELPETIADYTHRIGRTGRAGNPGTAITLLSVKDYRMMMDIEKELILDLGRQTVEDFEPTEKKPRLVKPKPKKLSEKKAGNREKVAKRGPKKSKKTTKRDEGRSFRR is encoded by the coding sequence ATCAAAACTTTCAACGAAAACAAACTAGATTCAAATATTATTAAAGCAATAGATGAATTAGGATTTGATAAGCCTACACAAATACAACAAAAAGCAATTCCAATTGCAATGAAAGGTAAAGACCTGCTAGGAACTGCACAAAGTGGTTCTGGTAAAACAGCAGCTTTTTTATTACCAATATTAAATAATTTAGCACAAACAAGAATTGAAGTTCCAGTTTTAAGAGCTTTAATTATAGCTCCAACAAGAGAATTAGCAAAACAAATATCTCAAGCAGTTGATGATTTAGGAAAATATTTAGATATTAAAAATACTACTATTTTTGGTGGTGTATCATTAAAAGATCAAGAAAAGAAAATTGCAAACGGTCTTGATATAGTTGTAGCAACAACAGGCAGACTAATGGAACATCTTAGAAATAATACTATTGATTTATCAAGTATTACTCATGTTGTAATTGATGAAGTTGATACAATTTTAGCTATGGGATTTTTAGAAGATTTAGAAGCAATTTTGCCAAATGTTGGGCCAAATAGACAAATCATGATGTTTTCAGCAACTCTAAATCAAAATGTTAAAAAACTAGCAAAAGAGTTTTTAAATGACCCTGCTGTTGTTGAAGTAGTAAATCAAAGAAGTAGTGTTGATATTATTGAGCAAAGGGTTATTGAAGTAGATCCAAATCAAAAAGCTCCCCTGCTTTCATATCTAATTGGTTCTCAAAACTATCCACAAGTTTTAGTATTTGTAAATACTAAAAAAATAGCAGATGCCTTAGTGCGACACTTTGAGCTTGATGGTCTTCCAAGTGCTTGTATTCATGGAGATGTAAGACAATCAGCTCGTGCTAAAGCTTTAAGAAAGTTCAAAGAAGGAGAAATCAGAGTATTAGTTGCTACTGATATTGCAGCACGTGGAATTGATATAGAAATGCTTCCTGTTGTAGTAAACTTTGAATTACCAGAAACAATTGCTGATTATACACATAGAATTGGAAGAACAGGAAGAGCTGGAAATCCTGGAACTGCAATTACACTATTAAGTGTAAAAGATTATAGAATGATGATGGATATTGAAAAAGAGTTGATTTTAGATTTAGGTAGACAAACTGTTGAAGATTTTGAACCAACAGAAAAAAAACCAAGACTTGTAAAACCAAAACCTAAAAAACTTAGTGAAAAAAAAGCTGGGAATAGAGAAAAAGTAGCTAAAAGAGGTCCAAAAAAATCAAAAAAAACAACAAAAAGAGATGAAGGTAGAAGTTTTAGAAGATAA
- a CDS encoding PAS domain S-box protein, with amino-acid sequence MIKSLKDLLDKLSRFTNSLVYDGGICKRLLKLNFIKVDSFSNALYKVNEDKFGAIISTSATKDREKYALFSKPYISFPISIATKLNTENILDLNELNGKKIAVGKNFTAYKLLERNYPNIQLIPVKNTIEALYLLSKDKVDAAADINPVLVYYITQNNYNEIKITANSKFNVDLQIMVNKENREIIPILNKLIEDINPKTKQNITNKWIYTKQVTKIDYSTIILIIFISIIIISFLIYRQFLLEKYQNKLEDSEFRWKFAIEGSGDGLWDWNLETNNVFYSKQWKKLFGFREDEITSDLKEWHNRINPNQLEYVLKKMEEHIHGITKEYECEYQILCKNNTFKWILDRGVIVKRDSSNNPTRIIGTHKDITKRKELLEEIQLVKNQFENMFKTHDSVMLLISPDTGAILDANLSATNFYGYSYTEFTTMNISQINVSSKDEIQNSINSAKSFKNNKFVFPHKLKNGQIKNVEVYSSPIETQKGIILFSIIKDVTNEKELEKEIVKQINFTSTLIDNANAIIAVIDATGTMFKINKYGQEYVGYSQEEIASAPYFWDKFLPENKRNNVIEIIKKAQKGEIVKSFKNSWLSKTGEEKIFEWSNTLIKKPDGTMDYLATIGIDITQKEKTQELILAQKMEFESIFKFSSDGIAITDLETNFLEFNEAYLNITGFTRDELLQKSSLELTVPELRKHMKSLIKKAITYGHIKNFQKESIVANNRRIALNMSITLLPNQEKLLIIIKDVTTIKILEEQARLASMGEMIGNIAHQWRQPLSIISTVASGIKLSVEIDKKDDEELVKSSNKIIEQTLYLSKTIDDFRNFIKEDKEFKLIFINDIIMESLKLLDSSIKNNYIKIEKEIFDNIEVNGNKNELQQAIINILNNAIDFLKEKIEDQNNRYIFIKTKKIDTNSLELTILDSAGGINKKIIDRIFEPYFTTKHQSIGTGLGLSMVDKILREKHHFEIAAYNEEFTYNSKKYKGACFKVLFKKQDS; translated from the coding sequence ATGATTAAAAGTTTAAAAGATCTGCTTGATAAGCTTAGTAGGTTTACAAATTCACTAGTTTATGATGGTGGAATTTGCAAGCGGCTCTTAAAATTAAATTTTATAAAAGTTGATAGTTTTTCAAATGCATTGTATAAAGTAAATGAAGATAAATTTGGAGCAATTATATCAACATCAGCAACAAAAGACAGAGAAAAATATGCTCTATTTTCTAAACCTTATATATCTTTTCCAATATCAATTGCAACAAAATTAAATACAGAAAATATTTTAGATTTAAATGAACTAAATGGTAAAAAAATAGCAGTAGGAAAAAATTTTACTGCCTACAAACTATTAGAAAGAAACTACCCAAATATTCAGCTTATTCCTGTAAAAAATACGATTGAAGCTTTATATTTATTATCTAAAGATAAAGTTGATGCAGCAGCTGATATTAACCCTGTTTTAGTATATTACATAACTCAAAATAATTACAATGAAATAAAAATAACTGCAAATAGTAAATTCAATGTTGATTTACAAATTATGGTAAATAAAGAAAATAGAGAAATAATACCAATTTTAAATAAACTTATTGAAGATATTAATCCTAAAACAAAGCAAAATATAACAAATAAATGGATTTATACTAAACAAGTTACAAAAATAGATTACTCAACAATAATTCTTATTATTTTTATATCGATTATCATAATAAGTTTTTTAATTTACAGACAGTTTTTATTGGAAAAATATCAAAACAAATTAGAAGATAGTGAATTTAGATGGAAGTTTGCTATTGAAGGTAGTGGAGATGGACTTTGGGATTGGAATTTAGAAACAAATAATGTTTTTTACTCTAAACAATGGAAAAAATTATTTGGTTTTAGAGAAGATGAAATCACTTCTGATTTAAAAGAATGGCACAACAGAATAAACCCTAATCAATTAGAATATGTCTTAAAAAAAATGGAAGAACATATTCATGGTATAACAAAAGAGTATGAGTGTGAATATCAAATTTTATGCAAAAACAATACATTTAAATGGATATTAGATAGAGGGGTTATTGTAAAGAGAGACTCAAGTAATAATCCAACTAGAATAATTGGGACACACAAAGATATTACTAAAAGAAAAGAGCTTTTAGAAGAGATTCAATTAGTAAAAAATCAGTTTGAAAATATGTTTAAAACACATGATTCAGTAATGCTTTTAATATCTCCAGATACTGGTGCAATATTAGATGCTAATCTAAGTGCTACAAATTTTTATGGCTATAGCTATACTGAGTTTACCACTATGAATATTTCTCAAATAAACGTATCATCTAAAGATGAAATACAAAATAGTATTAATAGTGCAAAAAGTTTTAAAAATAATAAATTTGTATTTCCACATAAATTAAAAAATGGTCAAATAAAAAATGTTGAAGTCTACTCTTCACCTATTGAAACACAAAAAGGAATAATTCTTTTTTCAATTATTAAAGATGTTACAAATGAAAAAGAGTTAGAGAAAGAGATTGTTAAACAAATAAATTTCACATCAACATTAATTGACAATGCAAATGCAATTATTGCTGTTATAGATGCAACTGGTACTATGTTTAAAATAAATAAATATGGTCAAGAATATGTTGGTTACTCTCAAGAAGAAATTGCAAGTGCTCCATATTTTTGGGACAAATTTTTACCAGAAAATAAAAGAAATAACGTAATTGAAATTATAAAAAAAGCACAAAAAGGAGAAATTGTAAAATCATTTAAAAATAGTTGGTTATCAAAAACAGGTGAAGAAAAAATATTTGAGTGGTCAAATACTTTGATAAAAAAACCCGATGGCACTATGGATTATTTAGCAACTATTGGTATTGATATTACACAAAAAGAAAAAACGCAAGAATTAATTCTAGCACAAAAAATGGAATTTGAATCAATATTTAAATTTAGTAGTGATGGTATTGCAATAACTGATTTAGAGACAAATTTTTTAGAATTTAATGAAGCTTATTTAAATATAACTGGATTTACAAGGGATGAGCTGCTTCAAAAATCAAGTTTAGAATTAACTGTTCCTGAACTTAGAAAACATATGAAAAGTTTGATAAAAAAAGCTATTACTTATGGACACATTAAAAATTTCCAAAAAGAATCAATCGTAGCAAATAATAGAAGAATTGCATTAAATATGAGTATTACACTTCTTCCAAATCAAGAAAAGCTTTTAATCATTATAAAAGATGTAACAACAATCAAAATTTTAGAAGAACAAGCTAGATTAGCTTCAATGGGTGAAATGATTGGAAATATTGCTCACCAATGGAGACAACCTTTAAGTATTATCAGCACAGTTGCAAGTGGTATCAAATTAAGCGTTGAAATAGATAAAAAAGATGATGAAGAATTAGTAAAATCAAGTAATAAAATCATTGAACAAACACTGTATTTATCAAAAACAATTGATGATTTTAGGAATTTTATAAAAGAAGACAAAGAGTTTAAATTAATATTTATAAATGATATTATTATGGAATCTTTAAAATTATTAGATTCATCTATTAAAAATAACTACATTAAAATAGAAAAAGAGATTTTTGACAATATAGAAGTTAATGGTAATAAAAACGAACTACAACAAGCAATAATAAATATATTAAATAATGCAATTGACTTTTTAAAAGAAAAAATAGAAGATCAAAACAACCGATATATTTTTATAAAAACAAAAAAAATAGACACAAATTCTTTAGAGTTAACTATCTTAGATTCAGCAGGTGGAATTAATAAAAAAATCATAGATAGAATCTTTGAACCATATTTCACTACAAAACATCAATCAATTGGAACGGGACTTGGTCTTTCTATGGTTGATAAAATATTAAGAGAAAAACATCATTTTGAAATTGCTGCTTATAATGAAGAATTTACATATAATAGTAAGAAATATAAAGGTGCATGTTTTAAAGTTCTATTTAAAAAACAAGATAGTTAG
- a CDS encoding transposase, with product MEIILPKISSSLSKMWTKVLNLENSLFPSLKRELQLEELSNKEQKLIKILDFAAIEKNITVVSITNTPKHREEIARAFIAKSVYNIQTTRDLIDRLHSDRTLRILCGWRYKNDIPSESKFSRVFKELSELKIAQKTHEQFVKEYLRDTLFFYNASDATKIPLREKPVKVEKEKFKPKRRGRPKKGETREPKTPSILQQQEDMKTTKQMLSLVSTQCGVGRKQNSKGNFETWIGGKLHISVVDGDIPITAIYSGANVHDSSVALPLINETSKKVSYLYDLQDAGYDSNIIRDFSKKLNHRPLIDINPKNSKELKGKIQLIKDEKKKFKILNLTQSLDTHHYNQRSMVERVNKYLKEDFGCSNIYYKGATKVASVLAFGILSVCIHQSLKLVT from the coding sequence ATGGAAATTATTCTACCAAAAATATCTTCAAGTCTATCTAAAATGTGGACTAAGGTTTTAAATCTTGAAAATTCACTTTTTCCTTCTTTGAAAAGAGAGCTTCAATTAGAAGAGTTGTCAAATAAAGAGCAAAAGCTTATTAAGATATTAGACTTTGCTGCGATTGAAAAAAATATCACTGTCGTATCTATTACAAACACTCCAAAGCATAGAGAAGAGATTGCACGAGCATTTATTGCAAAGAGTGTTTACAATATCCAAACAACCAGAGACCTTATCGATAGACTTCATAGTGATAGAACGCTGAGGATCTTGTGTGGGTGGAGATATAAAAACGATATTCCAAGTGAGTCTAAATTTAGTAGAGTCTTTAAGGAGCTCAGTGAGCTTAAAATTGCACAAAAGACGCATGAGCAGTTTGTGAAGGAGTATCTAAGGGATACACTCTTTTTTTATAATGCAAGTGATGCAACAAAAATACCACTGAGAGAAAAACCTGTAAAAGTTGAAAAAGAAAAGTTTAAACCAAAAAGAAGAGGACGACCTAAAAAAGGTGAAACAAGAGAGCCTAAAACACCCAGTATCTTGCAGCAACAAGAAGATATGAAAACCACAAAGCAGATGCTATCTTTGGTATCAACGCAGTGTGGAGTTGGAAGAAAACAGAATTCCAAAGGCAACTTTGAAACATGGATAGGAGGGAAACTCCATATCAGTGTAGTAGATGGAGATATCCCTATTACTGCTATTTATTCAGGGGCAAATGTTCATGATAGCTCAGTAGCACTTCCTCTTATAAACGAGACAAGCAAAAAAGTATCATATCTTTATGACTTACAAGATGCAGGATACGACAGCAATATTATCAGAGATTTTTCCAAAAAACTAAATCATAGACCGCTTATTGATATCAATCCGAAGAACTCCAAAGAGTTAAAAGGAAAAATTCAACTTATAAAAGATGAAAAAAAGAAATTTAAAATTCTAAACCTTACTCAAAGTTTAGATACCCATCACTATAACCAAAGAAGTATGGTTGAGAGAGTCAATAAATACCTCAAAGAAGACTTTGGATGCAGTAATATTTATTATAAAGGAGCTACAAAAGTAGCTTCTGTTTTAGCATTTGGTATTTTATCAGTTTGTATTCATCAGAGTTTGAAACTGGTAACATAA
- a CDS encoding ExbD/TolR family protein: MRKREILTPDITPLVDVVFILLIFFIVSSVFKKDELALVLNLPTSSAKEIELKQKEVIIELSVDKLAIYGKELTLDELHEKLIEIEDKTRNIIFRIDKEVKYEKVVKVLDVIQKNQLFNISLITETKE; the protein is encoded by the coding sequence ATGAGAAAAAGAGAAATATTAACACCAGATATCACGCCACTTGTTGATGTTGTTTTTATTTTATTAATTTTCTTTATAGTATCTTCAGTATTTAAAAAAGATGAATTAGCTCTTGTATTAAATCTTCCAACTTCAAGTGCAAAAGAGATTGAATTAAAACAAAAAGAGGTAATAATCGAATTAAGTGTTGATAAACTTGCAATTTATGGTAAAGAATTAACACTAGATGAACTTCATGAAAAACTAATTGAAATAGAAGATAAAACAAGAAATATTATATTTAGAATTGACAAAGAAGTTAAATACGAAAAAGTTGTAAAAGTCTTAGATGTAATTCAAAAAAACCAATTATTTAATATCTCATTAATTACAGAAACAAAAGAGTAA
- a CDS encoding MotA/TolQ/ExbB proton channel family protein: MEIDLLSYINRGGIIVYVLIFLNIIGFTIMFWKIIVLSFSKVKSQKNIDEIVEFVKNNNIDLKKESLENIISRKVKKLEFGLNTIKIIASIAPLIGLLGTVVGVLNSFDSITKSGLGDPSIFSNGISIALITTVAGLIVAIPHYIGYNYITGVLDSLELKLQKEVLKNL; this comes from the coding sequence ATGGAAATTGATTTATTAAGTTATATCAATAGAGGTGGAATAATAGTTTATGTACTAATATTTTTAAATATTATTGGTTTTACAATTATGTTTTGGAAGATAATTGTTCTATCTTTTTCAAAAGTTAAAAGTCAAAAAAATATTGATGAAATTGTAGAATTTGTAAAAAACAATAATATTGATTTAAAAAAAGAATCATTAGAAAATATTATTAGCAGAAAAGTTAAAAAATTAGAATTTGGACTAAATACTATCAAAATCATTGCTTCAATTGCACCACTAATTGGTTTATTAGGTACAGTTGTTGGGGTTTTAAACTCATTTGATTCTATAACAAAAAGTGGTTTAGGTGATCCAAGTATTTTCTCAAATGGTATTTCAATTGCACTTATCACAACAGTTGCAGGTCTAATCGTTGCTATTCCTCACTATATTGGATATAACTATATTACAGGTGTTTTAGATAGTTTAGAGTTAAAACTTCAAAAAGAGGTATTAAAAAACCTATGA
- a CDS encoding energy transducer TonB — MERKKSFLIILILIVSAHVYLFAQLKVEEPKTIVAPKPSSSAAIKLNNVVIKKQEVKPKPKKVEKVVVKKKPIIKKKLPKTKSKNIVKEVKKKVKKKKIVKKKIEKKVEKPVEKPVKKPEPKKVFEKEQVPQEVSQKAQKSEKINPKVLKAVENEYLLKLKRLIDKNKKYPKAAKRLNQTGKVYLSFTIGKNGEIKNVRISKNSIYSRLNKAAIEILTKIKKFEPIPKELNKNSWDITVPVAYQIVRS, encoded by the coding sequence ATGGAAAGAAAAAAAAGTTTTTTAATCATATTAATTTTAATAGTATCAGCTCATGTATATCTATTTGCTCAACTTAAAGTTGAAGAGCCTAAAACAATTGTTGCACCAAAACCGAGTAGTAGCGCTGCTATAAAACTAAATAATGTAGTAATCAAAAAACAAGAAGTTAAGCCAAAACCTAAAAAAGTTGAGAAAGTAGTAGTTAAGAAAAAACCTATTATAAAAAAGAAACTTCCAAAAACAAAAAGTAAAAATATTGTTAAAGAAGTTAAGAAAAAAGTTAAGAAAAAGAAAATTGTTAAGAAAAAAATAGAGAAAAAAGTTGAAAAACCTGTTGAGAAACCTGTAAAAAAACCTGAACCTAAAAAAGTTTTTGAAAAAGAGCAAGTTCCCCAAGAGGTTTCTCAAAAAGCCCAAAAAAGTGAAAAAATCAATCCTAAGGTTTTAAAAGCTGTTGAAAATGAGTATCTATTAAAATTAAAAAGATTAATTGATAAAAATAAAAAGTATCCAAAAGCAGCAAAAAGACTTAATCAAACGGGAAAAGTTTATTTAAGTTTTACAATAGGCAAAAATGGAGAAATTAAAAATGTAAGAATTTCAAAAAATAGCATATACTCAAGATTAAATAAAGCGGCTATAGAAATTTTGACAAAAATTAAAAAGTTTGAGCCTATTCCAAAAGAATTAAATAAAAATAGTTGGGATATTACAGTTCCAGTAGCATATCAAATAGTTAGGAGTTAA
- a CDS encoding TolC family protein, whose amino-acid sequence MKRIIILPFLCSSLFSNELELLQKDKQEIRTLEKQIIEEKYKSSKDEWIGRIDLSSTINRTHSFSSENDNLSKSISIGFSQNIYQSGGIEFSIQNAKDTYNQDLISWENENIAILQTIYETLLNMKKVKIQIAQSDYNLKNKHIELILKKIQYEAGKVDIVELNNAIMSKNTQFKNTISLKNSLKDLEHELSKYTSLRYDEIEILDFKHINKEKFIKNSLDLKYEKSKIDVLNTTYKELKSSYGPQVSISTNASYSNNDDLTNNTNDDSSSGSISLKLSMPIFDITKDTKIEKSKLEVLKQKVSLNDTKNELDYTYEQIINQIDTYEQYRKTISENLELYNDLISVNATSNSAGMTSDYDLEILKNTKQINEFDLKINDINIKLQYSKLYFMTKAKS is encoded by the coding sequence TTGAAGAGAATAATAATTCTTCCTTTTTTGTGTAGTTCACTATTTTCTAATGAACTAGAACTACTACAAAAAGATAAACAGGAAATAAGAACTTTAGAAAAACAAATAATAGAAGAAAAATATAAATCTTCAAAAGATGAATGGATTGGGAGAATTGATTTAAGCTCTACTATAAATAGAACTCACTCTTTTTCTAGTGAAAATGATAATTTATCAAAAAGTATTTCAATTGGTTTTTCTCAAAACATATATCAATCGGGTGGTATAGAGTTTTCAATTCAAAATGCGAAAGATACATATAATCAAGATTTAATTTCATGGGAAAATGAAAATATAGCAATACTTCAAACAATATATGAAACTTTGTTAAATATGAAAAAAGTAAAAATACAGATAGCTCAAAGTGATTATAATTTAAAAAATAAACACATAGAGTTGATTTTAAAGAAAATACAATATGAAGCTGGGAAGGTAGATATTGTAGAACTAAATAATGCAATTATGTCTAAAAACACTCAATTTAAAAATACAATTTCTTTAAAAAACTCTTTAAAAGATTTAGAACACGAATTATCTAAATATACATCATTAAGATATGATGAAATAGAGATTTTAGATTTTAAACATATAAACAAAGAGAAGTTTATTAAAAATAGTTTAGATTTAAAGTATGAGAAATCAAAAATTGATGTTTTAAATACTACATATAAAGAATTAAAAAGCTCTTATGGTCCTCAAGTTAGTATTTCAACTAATGCATCATATTCAAATAATGATGATTTGACAAATAATACAAATGATGATAGCTCATCAGGTAGTATATCTTTAAAGCTATCAATGCCTATTTTTGATATTACAAAAGATACAAAAATAGAAAAATCAAAACTTGAAGTACTTAAACAAAAAGTATCTTTAAATGACACAAAAAATGAGCTTGATTACACTTATGAACAAATCATAAATCAAATTGATACTTATGAACAATATAGAAAAACTATCAGTGAAAATTTAGAGTTATATAATGACTTGATTTCTGTAAATGCAACATCAAATAGTGCAGGAATGACTTCTGATTATGATTTAGAAATACTAAAAAATACTAAGCAAATCAATGAATTTGATTTAAAAATCAATGATATAAATATCAAACTACAATACTCAAAACTATATTTTATGACAAAGGCTAAAAGTTAA